In a genomic window of Narcine bancroftii isolate sNarBan1 chromosome 7, sNarBan1.hap1, whole genome shotgun sequence:
- the akap17a gene encoding A-kinase anchor protein 17A: MMAATIVHDTSEAVELFAPQGLFLKPIAKMTISVSLPQLKQPGKSISNWEVMERLKCMVHPEQFATLRVSKSTMDFVRFEGEVENKNMVKTFLSKLDAKTIKLSGFTDTLKVRAAEVKIDFPTRHDWDSFFRDAKDVNETLPGERPDTIHLEGLPCKWFALKNSSSEKPSDFILRKVFETFGKIRNVDIPMLDPYREEMTGKNFHTFSFGGHLNFEAYIQFQEYIGFVKAMDALRGMKLLYKGDDAKAVACSIKVTFDTTKHLSDSSIRRRQMERQKLQELELQREEQKRREKEEEVRRKDEERKQREFEEQEREKKREEKVRKREQKQKEREERRNVRKLQREEQKKLQEKIALEERKLLLAQRNLQSIRLIAELLSRAKVGKQQELEARKAEAARLQQLEEKRRQQEAELRRVEEEKERVVELQQKEKELREKLLENLKRKESESQQSREESKSSHANQVKSIMSLSPASGTTMSAQAGPSRTASQGAASHGKNLQLTKDINGHQIATEGCVNNLDQVQSQRNTNTSDRQSGGKAAQNEQSMAVVANSQEGSSQECCGKKGRYQNGPSHKEGAPQINPINVEGHQMQKDLNKGSNFHKSSSSERSRNWRDSSSDSSCHQREWSRHQARSRKDSGRRGREQSRSWRDSSYERRRSRRDASRERKRPQSREHGRGRRASSRQRYPSEERGCRRPGSSRERVRQRKSTSKERSRHRRDSGRERAHHRDSSKGHSHHWR, from the exons ATGATGGCTGCTACAATCGTACACGATACCTCAGAGGCTGTCGAGCTGTTTGCCCCACAAGGATTGTTCCTGAAGCCGATTGCCAAGATGACCATCAGTGTGTCTCTCCCTCAACTGAAGCAGCCTGGAAAATCCATATCAAACTGGGAGGTGATGGAGAGGCTCAAGTGCATGGTTCATCCCGAGCAGTTTGCCACGCTTCGTGTATCCAAGAGCACAATGGATTTTGTTCGCTTTGAGGGGGAAGTGGAAAACAAGAACATGGTGAAAACTTTTCTTTCGAAGCTGGATGCCAAGACAATTAAACTCAGTGGCTTCACAGATACTTTAAAAGTACGAGCAGCTGAGGTTAAAATAGACTTCCCGACCCGTCACGACTGGGACTCTTTCTTCCGGGACGCCAAAGATGTCAACGAGACTTTACCAGGAGAGAGGCCAGACACTATTCATTTAGAAGGATTGCCATGCAAATGGTTTGCACTGAAAAACTCCAGCTCAGAAAAGCCAAGTGACTTTATCTTACGCAAGGTGTTTGAAACCTTTGGCAAGATTAGGAATGTGGACATCCCAATGTTGGACCCTTACAGGGAGGAAATGACAGGGAAGAACTTTCACACCTTCAGTTTCGGTGGGCATTTGAACTTTGAAGCCTACATTCAATTCCAGGAATATATAGGATTTGTGAAGGCCATGGATGCCCTGAGGGGCATGAAACTACTGTACAAAGGTGATGATGCGAAGGCAGTGGCCTGCAGCATAAAG GTGACATTTGATACAACAAAGCATCTGAGCGACTCCTCGATCAGGAGAagacagatggagagacagaAGCTgcaggaactggagctgcagcggGAAGAACAGAAACGTcgagagaaagaggaagaagtGCGAAGAAAAGATGAGGAAAG GAAACAGAGGGAGTTTGAAGagcaggagagagaaaagaagagagaagaaaaggtgagaaagagagagcagaAGCAGAAGGAGCGGGAGGAGCGGCGAAATGTGCGCAAGCTGCAGCGCGAGGAGCAGAAAAAACTGCAGGAGAAAATTGCCCTGGAGGAAAGAAAACTCCTTTTGGCACAGAGGAACCTACAGTCCATCCGACTTATTGCAGAGCTGCTCAGCAGAGCCAAG GTGGGCAAACAGCAAGAGCTGGAGGCACGCAAAGCGGAGGCGGCCCGGCTTCAGCAGCTGGAAGAGAAGCGGAGGCAGCAAGAGGCTGAGCTCAGGCGGGTCGAGGAAGAAAAAGAACGTGTCGTTGAGCTCCAGCAGAAGGAGAAGGAGCTGAGAgagaaactgctggaaaacctCAAGCGGAAGGAAAGCGAAAGTCAGCAGAGCAGAGAAGAGTCAAAGTCCAGCCACGCCAACCAAGTGAAGTCCATTATGAGCCTGTCCCCAGCGTCGGGAACCACTATGTCTGCCCAAGCTGGTCCTAGTCGGACTGCAAGTCAGGGTGCTGCCAGTCATGGCAAAAATTTGCAGCTCACCAAGGACATAAATGGGCACCAGATTGCGACTGAAGGATGTGTGAATAATTTGGACCAAGTCCAATCACAGAGAAATACAAATACTTCTGATCGTCAGAGTGGTGGCAAGGCTGCCCAGAATGAGCAATCTATGGCAGTGGTAGCTAATAGTCAAGAGGGGTCTTCGCAGGaatgctgtgggaagaagggtaGATATCAGAATGGCCCAAGCCACAAAGAGGGAGCGCCACAAATCAACCCCATCAACGTCGAAGGTCACCAAATgcaaaaggatttaaacaaaggATCTAATTTCCACAAGAGCAGCAGCAGTGAGCGtagcagaaactggagggacTCTAGCAGCGATAGCAGCTGCCACCAGAGGGAATGGAGCCGGCACCAGGCCCGTTCAAGGAAGGACAGTGGCCGGAGGGGCAGGGAGCAGAGCCGCAGCTGGCGTGACTCCAGCTATGAGCGAAGGCGCAGCCGGCGTGACGCGAGCCGGGAGCGGAAGCGGCCGCAGAGTAGGGAGCACGGTCGCGGCCGGCGGGCCTCAAGCCGGCAGAGGTACCCGAGCGAGGAGCGGGGGTGCCGGAGGCCTGGCTCGAGCAGGGAGCGGGTTCGTCAGCGGAAAAGCACAAGCAAGGAGCGCAGCCGGCACCGCAGAGACTCTGGCAGAGAGCGCGCCCACCACAGGGATAGCAGCAAAGGACACAGCCACCACTGGAGATAG
- the LOC138740081 gene encoding basic proline-rich protein-like, which translates to MWELIKVWVVVKEGKASTENRVLRLRKGKVRGDGEGSGFIWLHFTSSPEGTSCAFGSRGEEHLKPGQTSGFQAASLKRAQPPSNGPSPPQTGPAPLKRAQPPSNGPSPPQTGQPPTNGASPPQTGPAPLNGPSPPQTAQPPTNGPSPPQTGPVPHKRPRHHKRVQPPSNWPSPPSNWPSPPQTGPAPLKRAQPPSNGPSPPQTGPAPLKRAQPPQTGPAPHKRARPPQTGPDPLKRAQPPSNGPSPPQTGPAPSNGPASLKRAQPPSNGPSPPQTGPAPLKRAQPPSNGPSPHKRAQPPSNGPSLPQTGPAPLKRAQPPSKRAQPPQTGPSPLKRANPRQTGPDPHKRAQTPSNGPRPPQTGPAHLKRAQPPQTGPAPPQTGPAPLKRAQPPSNGPSPPSNGLSPPSNGPSPPQTGPAPLKRAQPPSNGPSPPQTGQPPSNGPSPPQTGPASLKRAHSPSNGPSPPQTGPAPLKRAQPPSNGPIPPQTGPAPLKRAQPPSNGPSPPQTGPAPLKRAQPPSNGPSTLKRAQPPSNGPSPPQTGPAPLKRAQHPQTGPASLKRAQPHSNGPSPPQTGPAPTNGPSPPQTGPASLKRAQPPSNGPSPPQTGPAPLKRAQPPSNGPSLPQTGPSPLKRAQPPSNGPNPPQTGPTSLKRAQPPSNGPNPPQTGPTPLKRAQPPSNGPSPPQTGPTPLKRAQPPSNGPSPPQTGPTSLKRAQPPSNGPNPPQTGPTPLKRAQPPSNGPSPPQTGPAPPQTGPASLKRAQPSPSPPPPPSPLPDGENQRPPGVISPTHCATCLGHFHNPDLLPAARPRRPPGATHLRKDPLQPQFNLLK; encoded by the exons ATGTGggaactcattaaggtgtgggtgGTGGTGAAGGAAGGCAAGGCCTCGACAGAGAACCGAGTACTCCGTCTCAGAAAGGgaaaggtcagaggggatggCGAAG GTTCAGGTTTTATTTGGCTTCACTTCACCTCCTCACCAGAAGGAACCAGCTGCGCATTTGGAAGCCGAGGGGAAGAACATTTAAAGCCCGGTCAGACCTCGGGCTTCCAGGCAGCCTCCCTCAAACGGGCCCAGCCCCCCTCAAACGGGCCCAGCCCCCCTCAAACGGGCCCAGCCCCCCTCAAACGGGCCCAGCCCCCCTCAAACGGGCCCAGTCCCCCTCAAACGGGCCAGCCCCCCACAAACGGGGCCAGCCCCCCTCAAACGGGCCCAGCCCCCCTCAACGGGCCCAGCCCCCCTCAAACAGCCCAGCCCCCCACAAACGGGCCCAGTCCCCCTCAAACGGGCCCAGTCCCCCACAAACGGCCCAGACACCACAAACGGGTCCAGCCCCCCTCAAACTGGCCCAGCCCCCCCTCAAACTGGCCCAGCCCCCCTCAAACTGGCCCAGCCCCCCTCAAACGGGCCCAGCCCCCCTCAAACGGGCCCAGCCCCCCTCAAACGGGCCCAGCCCCCCTCAAACGGGCCCAGCCCCCTCAAACGGGCCCAGCCCCCCACAAACGGGCCAGACCCCCACAAACGGGCCCAGACCCCCTCAAACGGGCCCAGCCCCCCTCAAACGGGCCCAGCCCCCCTCAAACGGGCCCAGCACCCTCAAACGGCCCAGCCTCCCTCAAACGGGCCCAGCCCCCCTCAAACGGGCCCAGCCCCCCTCAAACAGGCCCAGCCCCCCTCAAACGGGCCCAGCCCCCCTCAAACGGGCCCAGCCCCCATAAACGGGCCCAGCCCCCCTCAAACGGGCCCAGCCTCCCTCAAACGGGCCCAGCCCCCCTCAAACGGGCCCAGCCCCCCTCAAAACGGGCCCAGCCTCCTCAAACGGGCCCATCCCCCCTCAAACGGGCCAACCCCCGTCAAACGGGCCCAGACCCCCACAAACGGGCCCAGACCCCCTCAAACGGGCCCAGACCCCCTCAAACGGGCCCAGCCCACCTCAAACGGGCCCAGCCCCCTCAAACGGGCCCAGCCCCCCCTCAAACGGGCCCAGCCCCACTCAAACGGGCCCAGCCCCCCTCAAACGGGCCCAGCCCCCCCTCAAACGGGCTCAGCCCCCCCTCAAACGGGCCCAGCCCCCCACAAACGGGCCCAGCCCCCCTCAAACGGGCCCAGCCTCCCTCAAACGGGCCCAGCCCCCCTCAAACGGGCCAGCCCCCCTCAAACGGGCCCAGCCCCCCTCAAACGGGCCCAGCCTCCCTCAAACGGGCCCATTCCCCCTCAAACGGGCCCAGCCCCCCTCAAACGGGCCCAGCCCCCCTCAAACGGGCCCAGCCCCCCTCAAACGGGCCCATCCCCCCACAAACGGGCCCAGCCCCCCTCAAACGGGCCCAGCCTCCCTCAAACGGGCCCAGCCCCCCTCAAACGGGCCCAGCCCCCCTCAAACGGGCCCAGCCCCCCTCAAACGGGCCCAGCACCCTCAAACGGGCCCAGCCTCCCTCAAACGGGCCCAGCCCCCCTCAAACGGGCCCAGCCCCCCTCAAACGGGCCCAGCACCCTCAAACGGGCCCAGCCTCCCTCAAACGGGCCCAGCCCCACTCAAACGGGCCCAGCCCCCCTCAAACGGGCCCAGCCCCCACAAACGGGCCCAGCCCCCCTCAAACGGGCCCAGCCTCCCTCAAACGGGCCCAGCCCCCCTCAAACGGGCCCAGCCCCCCTCAAACGGGCCCAGCCCCCCTCAAACGGGCCCAGCCCCCCTCAAACGGGCCCAGCCTCCCTCAAACGGGCCCATCCCCCCTCAAACGGGCCCAACCCCCCTCAAACGGGCCCAACCCCCCTCAAACGGGCCCAACCTCCCTCAAACGGGCCCAACCCCCCTCAAACGGGCCCAACCCCCCTCAAACGGGCCCAACCCCCCTCAAACGGGCCCAACCCCCCTCAAACGGGCCCAGCCCCCCTCAAACGGGCCCAACCCCCCTCAAACGGGCCCAGCCCCCCTCAAACGGGCCCAGCCCCCCTCAAACGGGCCCAACCTCCCTCAAACGGGCCCAACCCCCCTCAAACGGGCCCAACCCCCCTCAAACGGGCCCAACCCCCCTCAAACGGGCCCAGCCCCCCTCAAACGGGCCCAGCCCCCCTCAAACGGGCCCAGCCCCCCCTCAAACGGGCCCAGCCTCCCTCAAACGGGCCcagccctctccctccccccccccccccccttcacctctccccgaCGGGGAGAACCAGAGGCCGCCAGGAGTCATTTCCCCCACTCACTGTGCGACTTGCCTCGGACACTTCCACAACCCAGACCTCCTGCCAGCAGCGCGACCCCGTCGCCCGCCGGGCGCGACTCACCTCAGGAAGGACCCCCTCCAACCCCAATTCAATCTGCTAAAATAA